Part of the Spirochaetota bacterium genome is shown below.
TTTGAATAAAATCATAAGGAGCACCGGATGCGTCAAGACAAAACAGTGGTAGTACCGCCTCTCTACCTGGAAACAAATGAGACGGAGACTAAGCAGAGGGCACGTCGGCTATCAAAGCAGCTGATTACAGTTGAAGAGCTACATGACTGCTGCGTTAGCCTCGAGCCGTACACGATCAGAAAAAAGGTACGTGAGGGAATCATTCCCGCATACCGTATCGGCGGGAAACGTTACCTCATCGATCCAGACGAGGCCATCAAATCAATAAAGAAAAACCCGTATTGACCGTTGCATTTTTGCATGAGAATGGTACCCTATGGAAGACAACGTAAACCATAGCGACCATTCATCCGGTAGAAAAAAGGAGAATAGAAACTATGGGATACAGACAAATAGGCATTGGCAAGAACGGGAAACGCCGTTACGTGTTTGACCTTCGGGTGTTGGGTAACCGCTTCCGAAGGCTCGTAACATGCCCGGCCTCAGCGGTGGTTGAGTTATACCGACGCTGGGAGCGGGAGATATACGATTCGAACGGCTCCGTCATTGCCAAGCATAAGTTCTTTGACATCGTGAAAAAGTACATTGAGTGGATCACGGGTAAGAAGACCGCTGAGGTTGTATATCGAGAGACGTCGGTGCTGAATCAAGCGGTGAAGTTCTTCGGCAAGAAGTACCTGAGCGAGATCAAGCGGCATCACATTGAAGAATATCTTGCGCATCGAAGGGCAAACCCTACTTCGAAGCATAAAAGTGTGCTATCGGCAGCCACAATAAATAAAATCGTTGCTTCGCTTTCGTGCTTCTTTAATTGGTGTATTAACCGCGAGTATATAACGGCTAATCCTGCTCAGAGATTAAGGACAAAGGAAGACAACGAACGCGTAATTCACCTAACCACTGAACAGATACAGGAGCTTTTTACAAAGGCTGTAGGTATCATGAAGCGCGTCGTCATGCTCGCCATATTCACGGGTATGCGCGACGGCAGTGAGTCCTGCAAGTTGAAGTGGGCAGACGTTGACCTCGAAAATGGCTACATCTCCCTCTGGGCACATGCCACAAAGTCTAAGAAGCGTCGAACTATTCCGATGCCCGATGACCTGTTGGTTTATTTGCGTGAATTACGGCAGTTGGAACCGGCGACAGAGTACGTCTTGAGCATGAATGGCATGCCGATGAGCTATGCGCAGGTACTACTTCGCTGGAATAAGCTGCGAGCGCAACTTTCGTTTGCACGACAGGGCGATGGCTCATTGCTGAGACTGCATGATTTACGTCATGTCTTCGCCGTGCTTATGAGAATGCGTGGCGCTGGATTGGACGTGTTAAAAGAGCTGCTCGGCCACGCCTCGATGGCAATGACGCTCAGATACGCACATTACCAAGGTGATGTCGGCAGAGAGAAGGTGAAGGTGCTTGACGGCATCATAACGCCGCCGAAAGCTTCTTAATCGTGGGCAACATATGGGCAACATGCCTTTTTACACCTCGGTGATACATGTACTGAAAAGAAGGTCTCGAAAACCCATTGATTTCTCTGGGAAATCGAGACTTTTTACAACACGAATTACTTAACAAGTAAGACAGTTAATTATCTTTGCACATCCTGTGCAACAGTTCATCCGGGTGACTCTTCTCTTTCACTGCTATCAATTCCGTACAGATGATTCGAAGCGAATTGCATGCGACCTCCGCTTTTCCTTAAGATACGCACACCCGCACGGTCTATCAAGGGTGAAATGAACTCGTCGCTGAGTACAGCTCCTCGCCCTTGACCGTGACACACGGATGTGTCAGGTGGCGCGAGCCATGGATGGCGATTTGCGCCGACAGCCCGCACGGGAGTGCGTAGGGAGCGGAAAACGGAGGTTCACATGCAATCACTTCATTTTCAATCCATCACAGAGAAGGTCATCGGCGCGGCTTTCGAGGTGTATAATTCCCTCGGCTCGGGCTACCTTGAGCGCGTGTATCAGAATGCACTCACTCACGAGCTTGCGTTACAAGGCCTGCACACGGAAAGGGAAAAGCAGCTAATCATCGAATACAAAGGTAAAATCGTCGGAGAATACTTCGCAGACCTTTTCGTCAACGGCTTGGTGCTAGTCGAAACCAAGTGGACGGACGTGTTAACCCTGCAACATGTTTATCAGGTAAAACATTACCTCAAGGCGGCTAATCTGCGCGTCGGGCTGCTTATCAATTTCGGTGCACGGTCGCTGGAATATAAAAGAATATCGCCGTGGGAGTAATCATTTTCCGTATATCATTTGTATATCACATGACATGCGGCCCCAAGAGAGGAAGATGTTTAATACCCGGATTTCCGGATTAACCGGATTTTGTTGCCGATATAATTCTGCGTATCTGGTTCATCCTGACAGCTCTTCGTTTTTATCTTCATTTATCTTTTTCTTTCAATTTATTTAGTACAGAATCATACATGTTGATATCGCCATCTTCTTTGTTGTCTTTAATATATCCTGTTTGATTGATATCAAATATTGATTTCGCAGTCATCATTAATAAGGCATGTTTCACATCGACATCGCTTTCCCCGGCATCGACAAAAGATCGGAATGTCAGCAAAGCGTTCTTCTTATGATTGTTAATTACATAGAGATGCATTTGTGCGTTGAAGTTCTTAAATAACTGATACAATACAATTGAAAATATCGATAGAATCAATAGTTTTTGCAGCAGGTCGACAACTTCTTTCCCAGTTATATTTGCAACGTTTTTCAATTGAATTGTGTTTTGTAACAATGCCATTATTTCCATGTACCCAAAATAAAGACTTATCCCTATTATAGCGGCGAATAAAACCGCAAGTGCCGCATGGAATAGTGCTTGATGCCAGAATATCTTTGCATGCGTAGATATTCCAATTTTGCCAGCTGATTCTTCGGCATGTTCTTTAATGTTTTTTATATTTGCCTCGATGTCGCTGGTGCTTTTTAATACGTCTTGAATCTTAGCCAAATACTGCTCGCTACGCGACATGTATATTTCTGTATCCAGTGTGCTGACTTTTATTTTTTCAATATATAGCCATAAAATATTTAAATAATTAGTGTTGACAAGTTTATGAATTTCTTTTCTCATACCGTTCATTCTATTTGGGTCAGCGCTCGCTTTTTCAATACTATAACTATCAAGCATGTCGAGTAATGCTTTTTTAAAATTAACTACTTTGTTTTGGAGGTCGTCAAAGAACTCTTGTGGATAATATTCAATAATTTCTAAACTTTTATGTATGGCTGAGTATGTGTTGCATAATTTATCAAATACCTCTTTTGCTCCCAGCAACTGATATTGGGTGTCGCCCTCGTATTTTTTAAATCCATTTAGGATTTTTTCTCGAATTGGATTATCGTTTATGACGGCTTCAATTTCAATACGAATGGCTTGGACTTCGTTTCTCATATTGTTTCCTCGCGTTATGTGTGGAATAATTCATATTAAATGTTTCTGTGGATGAGCAGAAAAGAAGTGATACCCGGATTCCCGGATAAACCGGATTTCATCACCCGTGTAATCCTGTAATCCGGTTAATCCTGGCAACTCTGTTCTTCTATCTTTATGATTTGAACATAGCGACTGATATGCGCAATTAAACACCGCCATAAAACCGCCTACTTCTCCGTCCTTTTTTTCACCGCTTCGCTCCCCGCCAACGGTGCAGTGTACTTCTTTCGCAATCTCAATGGCCCGCTTGCCTATCTCCTCATCGAAAGCGCCATAATGTATCCGTATCAAAAGTATTACGAATAAGTATACATCAAATCATTGTAAACACAAACTTCCGTATTATTTTTGGAATCAAGAGACTATTCGTATAAACGCAAGCCGGCTTATGCTCCCTTTCCCCTTTTGAAGGGGAAAGGGTCGGGGATAGGGGTTGTTTCTTATTTACCGTTTATCAGATTCGGCAGGAACGTCGACAGCCACGGCACATACGTGATGATAAGCACCGCGATAAGCTGCAGGATAAAGAACGGTACGATGTTCTTAATTATCTGGCTGAGCGGTTTATTGAAGCTGTACGAGCCGAGGAAGAGATTAAGCCCCACCGGCGGCGTGAGGAATCCAAGCTCCATGTTCATGATGAATATCATCCCCAGATGCACCGGATTGATATTGAACGCCGCTGCTATCGGTATGATGAGCGGTACGACCACGATGATCGCCGAGAATATATCCATGAAACAGCCCACGACAAGAAGCGCGAGATTGAGGAGGAGAAGGAATACTATCGGCGATGCGATAGTGGTCTTTACCCAATCGGCGAGCATCATCGGTATGCGCGCATCCACGATGAAGTAGGAAAGCGCTTTTGCGAGCGCAACGATGATGAGTATGCCGCCGATGACGGGGACGCTTTTCAGCACCACGCCCGGGAGCGCCTTAAGCTTGATATCGCGGTAGACGAAGAGCTGAACGATAAGCACATAGAACACGGCGAAGGCGCCCGTTTCCACGATGGACATGGTCCCGGTGAAATAGAACACCGAGATGAACACCGGAAGCATGATGTCCCAGAATCCGTCACGGAAGGCAAGGATCGCTTCCTTTATGCTGAACGGTTCGGGTTTCAGCTTTTCCTTGAGCGATTCGAAAACACCGGCGCTCGACATGACGATTATCATGAGAATGCCGGGGATGATGCCTGCGAAGAAGAGATCGAGCACGCTTACCTGCGCGAGCGACCCGTACATGATGACAGCGAGCGACGGCGGAAAAATGATGCCGATACTGCCTGAAGAGGTGAGGAATCCCGTTGCGAATTCGCTCTTGTATTTCCCGCTGTTTATCATCGTATAGGAAAGGAGCCCCCCGAGCGCGAGTATCGTAATGCCGGAGGCGCCGGTGAACGTGGTGAAGAAAGCGGAGACGATGACGGCGACAATGGCCGTGCCGCCCGGCATCCATCCGAAGAACGCCTTGAAGAAACGGACCAATCGCTCCCCGGACTTGCTCTGCGAGAGCACATAGCCCACGACGGCGAAGAGCGGTATGGCGGGGATGGAATTGCTGGTAAGGAGCGTGTACGCTTCGTTGGGAACGACCTCAAGCGCTCCGCCGGATTGGGCGAAGAGGATATATCCGATCCCTCCGAGCACGATGAAAATAGGCGTGCCGAGCATGGCGAAGACGATAAGCCCGACTATCATCGGTATCGCAAAGAATTGCATGGAGGTGAGCCACACAGGATCGAGTGACGCCATCCATGCGGGCATGGTGCCGAGAAGCGCCTCGGCTATTTTCGTCACCGATTGAAAGCCGAGCAATGCCCCGAACAGGAACCCGAGCGAGGCGAGCGTTTTGCCGAGCGGCTTCGCAGGCAGAAGCGTTATAAAGCGCACCGCCATGACGATGAAGCCGATGGGCATGATGAAGCCGAAATACTGCACGGGGATGAAGTTAATGGTACGATCGCTGAAACCGATGAGCGTCATCGACAGGGAGCTTAAGGCGAACGCTGTCGTAACGGTCGCGCCGAGACATGCGCCGACGATGTGTGTCGAAGTCCGAAGCTTGTTCTTCATAGCCTCGAGGCCTATGGACAGGGAGAGGTGGCCGTTCTCGCGCGAGGTTATCATGCCGCCGATGAAGGCGATAAGGAACGTAAGATGCGTGACGATATTGGTGGAACCCTCTATACCGGTCTGAAAGAATTTCCTGAGTACCACTTCACCGAAGCAGAGCACCGAGATAAGGATAAGTATGGTGAATGCGGCCCCGTTCTCGACGCCGCGGAAAATGCCGACGATCTTCTTCATTTATTTTCCCCTGAATTCCTTCTTGTAGCCCACGATGATGTCATATACTTCCTTCGAGAAGCTCTTCCCGAATATTTTCGAATAGCCGGCTTCGAATTCGGCTTTCCACGCCTTAAGCGCATCGTCGCTCACCGGATTGACGACAAGACCGTATTTCTGCATGGTGACGATGGCGTCCGCTTCGAGCTTCGTCACGTTCTCATTGAGCTCGGTCTCAAGCCCTTTGGCGACAGCGGTAAGCTTCGGCTGCACATCCGCGGGAATGGTCTTCCATACCGAATCTTTTATGATGATCGCGCCGATGAACGGGGCTATCTTAAGCTCGGACATATTCTTCGCAAGGCCGAACCACTGGAAACCGCCCACCGCTATCGGCGATGAATAGAGCGCATCGATCATGCCGCTGTTGAGCGCCATGAGAATATCGGGGATGTTCACGGGCACTTGCGTATAGCCCATCGTTTTCCATGTCTGGAACAATGCCTGATCGTCGCCGTTCGCGGCTATCTTCTGCACCTTGAGGTCGGCGGGATAGAATATCGGTTTTTTCGAGAAGAAGCGCACCCAGCCGGCGCGCGACCATGCCACGACCTTGTATCCTTTCGCTTCTACCTTGGACGCGAAGTAGGGCTGCATCTTCTTGAAGATGTATTCCAGTTCCTTATCACCGTCGATGAGGCACGGTATGCTCAATGAAAGTACTTCCGGTGCTATTTCGGACAGGCCGAAGCTCGTGACGACCGCGCCCTGGAGCTGGCCGATCTTCATCTTGCGTATCTCATCCGATTCGCCGCCGGCAATGCCGTTATGATATATCTTCAGTACTACTTTCCCGTCGGAAGCCTTCTGCCATTCGCCGGCCATCTTGTTGAGCGCAGCACCCCACGGCGTACCCTCGGGCGCAACGGATGCTATCTTGAGCGTTGCCGCGGCAAGCGATAGAGTCATGGCTGAAAAAGCCGCCGCGAAAATAATGGTTCTTTGCAGTATCGTTCTCATGTGTCCTCCGGGATACATAGTGTTCATTACTTTTTATCGTCGTCAAGCAGGAAGATATCGCCTCGGTGCTCTTTGAGCCACTTCGCACGCCGCTGCGTAAGTACGTTGGCAAGGCGTCCGTCATAGACGTCCGCCGTGCTTACGGCTAGCGCCTTCTCGATGAGCTCGTCGAATTCCTTCACGTTCTGCATCTTTACCGACATGGCCGTGGCATAGGTGACATAGGGCGAGGCGGACATGCCGCCGGCGAGTTTGAGCGCTTTCTCATAATGATATTTCGCTTTCGCGTCATCTCCGCCGCCGAGGCTCAGCGGCACCATGGCGTAGAATGATATGAGGAAATCGTGGATCGCGCCCTTCGAATACGATTCGTCGAGCTCGAGCGCCCGCATGATAAGGGAATGCGCCACCGGCACGCCCACGGCCACATCGATGTCGAATGCGTTCACGGAAAATGCGCTCATCCATGCCGCGGCGAGCCAGTAGAGATAGCCGACATCGTCCTTCGTCATGAGCTTGTTCATCTCGTTCGTTTTCTTTTCGGCTATGAGTTTTGCAGCACCGGGGTGTTTCTTTTCGAGACCGGATATAAGGAGATTTTTCCCTTTCATGAAGAATTTCTTCGAACGTGCGAGCATGGCCTCTTTTTTCTGATAATCGGCGACAGGGAGCAT
Proteins encoded:
- a CDS encoding site-specific integrase — encoded protein: MGYRQIGIGKNGKRRYVFDLRVLGNRFRRLVTCPASAVVELYRRWEREIYDSNGSVIAKHKFFDIVKKYIEWITGKKTAEVVYRETSVLNQAVKFFGKKYLSEIKRHHIEEYLAHRRANPTSKHKSVLSAATINKIVASLSCFFNWCINREYITANPAQRLRTKEDNERVIHLTTEQIQELFTKAVGIMKRVVMLAIFTGMRDGSESCKLKWADVDLENGYISLWAHATKSKKRRTIPMPDDLLVYLRELRQLEPATEYVLSMNGMPMSYAQVLLRWNKLRAQLSFARQGDGSLLRLHDLRHVFAVLMRMRGAGLDVLKELLGHASMAMTLRYAHYQGDVGREKVKVLDGIITPPKAS
- a CDS encoding GxxExxY protein, coding for MQSLHFQSITEKVIGAAFEVYNSLGSGYLERVYQNALTHELALQGLHTEREKQLIIEYKGKIVGEYFADLFVNGLVLVETKWTDVLTLQHVYQVKHYLKAANLRVGLLINFGARSLEYKRISPWE
- a CDS encoding TRAP transporter TatT component family protein, with the translated sequence MSFNRALSKRVSIMHTVRPFAALAVFFLLTSCAVDKMAINMVADALSKPGGTVWTGEDDPELVADAMPFAIKLYESLLEGAPDNTSLILSLGSVYVMYGNAFLQTPASMLPVADYQKKEAMLARSKKFFMKGKNLLISGLEKKHPGAAKLIAEKKTNEMNKLMTKDDVGYLYWLAAAWMSAFSVNAFDIDVAVGVPVAHSLIMRALELDESYSKGAIHDFLISFYAMVPLSLGGGDDAKAKYHYEKALKLAGGMSASPYVTYATAMSVKMQNVKEFDELIEKALAVSTADVYDGRLANVLTQRRAKWLKEHRGDIFLLDDDKK
- a CDS encoding TRAP transporter large permease subunit, translated to MKKIVGIFRGVENGAAFTILILISVLCFGEVVLRKFFQTGIEGSTNIVTHLTFLIAFIGGMITSRENGHLSLSIGLEAMKNKLRTSTHIVGACLGATVTTAFALSSLSMTLIGFSDRTINFIPVQYFGFIMPIGFIVMAVRFITLLPAKPLGKTLASLGFLFGALLGFQSVTKIAEALLGTMPAWMASLDPVWLTSMQFFAIPMIVGLIVFAMLGTPIFIVLGGIGYILFAQSGGALEVVPNEAYTLLTSNSIPAIPLFAVVGYVLSQSKSGERLVRFFKAFFGWMPGGTAIVAVIVSAFFTTFTGASGITILALGGLLSYTMINSGKYKSEFATGFLTSSGSIGIIFPPSLAVIMYGSLAQVSVLDLFFAGIIPGILMIIVMSSAGVFESLKEKLKPEPFSIKEAILAFRDGFWDIMLPVFISVFYFTGTMSIVETGAFAVFYVLIVQLFVYRDIKLKALPGVVLKSVPVIGGILIIVALAKALSYFIVDARIPMMLADWVKTTIASPIVFLLLLNLALLVVGCFMDIFSAIIVVVPLIIPIAAAFNINPVHLGMIFIMNMELGFLTPPVGLNLFLGSYSFNKPLSQIIKNIVPFFILQLIAVLIITYVPWLSTFLPNLINGK
- the dctP gene encoding TRAP transporter substrate-binding protein DctP, with translation MRTILQRTIIFAAAFSAMTLSLAAATLKIASVAPEGTPWGAALNKMAGEWQKASDGKVVLKIYHNGIAGGESDEIRKMKIGQLQGAVVTSFGLSEIAPEVLSLSIPCLIDGDKELEYIFKKMQPYFASKVEAKGYKVVAWSRAGWVRFFSKKPIFYPADLKVQKIAANGDDQALFQTWKTMGYTQVPVNIPDILMALNSGMIDALYSSPIAVGGFQWFGLAKNMSELKIAPFIGAIIIKDSVWKTIPADVQPKLTAVAKGLETELNENVTKLEADAIVTMQKYGLVVNPVSDDALKAWKAEFEAGYSKIFGKSFSKEVYDIIVGYKKEFRGK